Genomic segment of Methanomicrobiales archaeon:
CCAGCGATGGGTGATCGTCCAGGGTGGTGAGCGGGATACCGTACTGGCGGGCGCGGATGGCGGTCTGGTAGGACGTGGGGACACCTGCGATCGATAGCCCGTCGGCGATCCTCCTTCCCAGGCCCTGCAGGACAAAATCGACTGTCGAGCCGGTCCCGAGACCGATCACCATGCCGTCAGCGACCATCTCCGCCGCCCGGAGAGCGGCATCCCGTTTGGCCGCGAGGATCTGCAACTCTTCCATGCAGGGGTACTATCGCCGGGCTAGCATGAAAAGCATGCGGTGGCGTCCGGAGGTCCGGGCGGCGATCAGACTGGCGAGAAGAGCTCCTGGAGCGCCTTCTTGCCCCCGAAGGCAGTGCAGTCGAGCGTGATCGGGGTGAGGGAGACGTTCCCTTTCCGCACTGCATGAACGTCGGTTCCCTCCTCCGCATCCTCAAGGAGCGGTCCGTTGATCCAGAAGTAGGGTCTTCCACGGGGATCCAGGCGTTTCTCCACACCGGTTACGAACAGTTTGCGGGCGAGGCGGGTGATCTCGTATCCGCCGCTTACCCTCGACGGCACGTTCACGTTGAGCACATCCATCCCCTTCGGAAATCCACGGACAAGAAGTCGTTCGCATACGTCCCGCACCACCGCCTTCGACTCTTCGAATCCCCGGGCGTAGAATCGAGGATCGTCGAACTTGTCCCCCTGGTCCTCCACCTGGAGCGAGAATGCCACTGCCGGGACGCCCTGGTTGGAGGCCTCGAGGGCCGCCCCGACGGTCCCGGAGGTCATGATGGACTCGTATGAGAGGTTCTCCCCGATGTTGATTCCGCTTACGACGAGATCCGGGTCCAGATTCAGGTTGAAGAGGCCGATGATCACCGCATCCGTGGGTTTCCCGGCAACGGAGACAGCCCGTGCACCGTTGAGGCGGACGTCCGTCGCCCGAATCGGTTCGAAGATCGAGATGGATCGCCCGACAGCGCTCTGCTGCGTGGCGGGTGCAACGATGTGCACGTCGGCAAGAGGGGAGAGCGCCTCGTACGCCGCCCAGAGGCCTGCCGAGTTGATGCCATCGTCGTTGGTGAGTAGGATCTTCTTTCTCATCGTCAGTGTGTATATACGCGCCGCAGGAAAAAAGGGTGATCCCCGCCGGGCGTGTCATGCCGACCCGGCCGCCAGCGCCACCCCCCAGATCGGCTCCGGTGCTCCAATCCCCCCATAGAGTGTCAGGTCTCCGCACAGGCACCCCGCAGCGTTTCCTGCAGCCAGGGCGGATCGCCCCCGTCCCGGGACTTCGTGCTCCCTCCCCAGCAGCATGCCGCCGGGGGACGACACCGCACCGACCCTCACGCATGCCCGCAGGACAGGGGCGCCTCCCATCCCGTGGACGATCTTCCCCGGCGTCCACCGGGCCACCTCCGCCGCGAGTATCCTCGTCCGGGCGTTCCCCCGGGCTGTTCGTGGGGCTGGGGGACAGGGAGGTACGCCAGCCCTCTTCCGGGGATTCCTGCCGCAATGATGTGATGCACCGCAGCACCTAGATCAGGAAGTAGAAGAGGATCGAGCTGACGATCGGTATGGTGCAATTGTCATCCAGTCTCAGAGGCAGCGATTCCAGGAAGGTGGCCAGCAGGATTACGACGATGGTCACGGGCGAGGGAAGGATCAGGAGCGCTGTGAGACCCCCGAGCGCGAACCCGACCGATCCTTCCAGCGACTTGTCCCTGTTCCAGGGCAGCCTCCGCCTCCCGAAACGCCTCCCGATGCTGGTGGCGAGGGCGTCGCCGAGTGAGAGGATCAGGACGACGGCCGTGGCCGCGGCAGCGCTGTGCCGCAGCAGCCCCACGGTGAAGAGCACCCCGATCCCGAAGTAGAAGGACCCCTCTCCGGGCAGCACGCCGTCACGCTCGTACCAGGCGAGAAGCTGGTCGATGATCGGAACGCGGATCCCGATCACTTTGGCGTGGATGATGAGCGTGCCGGCGAGAACGATGAGGAGCAGGGGGATGAGGAGGGGTTCGATCCCGAAGCGCCACAGCGCCGCCGCCAGCACTAGGCCCAGGGTGGCGTGCACCGCCTGCCGGGCATACTCCCGATCGCCTCCGGAGCCCCTTCCGCTGCGGCGCAGGAGCGAGGTCGCGAAGTTGTACCCGAACCCGCCTACGGCGATGCCGCCGGCGATATCGTACCATGTGTGGGCATGCAGCAGAATCCGCGACCACCCGGTCAGAACGGCAAGAGTGTAGGCGACAGGGAGGAGGGGATGTCCGATCAGCGCGAAGACGAACGAGAATGCGGTGCTTGTATGCAGACTGGGATAGGCGTAGCCGGGAGGGCAGTCCACGCCCTCGATGCTCGCACAGGGGCGAATGAGGTCGATGGCACCCTTCAGCAGGATCGATAGCACGATGGTGATCGCGAGCGTGACCACGAGGATCCGGATCCGCTCGATGTCCTCCGGGGCCAGCCTCCAATCGCACACGTTCGCCACCCGTCCAGCAACCGTTAGCTGCCTCTCCGCATAATCCCATCTGCTCCGCACCGCAGCAATGCCATCCTAGGAAAAGAGATATCGGCGATAACGTCGAGAAGTACGTCGATGAAGAGGGCGCTCCTTGCCGAGTACACGGTGCTCCACGATCCCCAGCTCGCCCCGGAGGGGGCGGCGATGCTGCAGGTGCTGCGCGAGAGTTTCGCGAGGTGCGGCTACGAAGTGGTGTCCCCGTCGGGAAACGGGTTCGAGGCGGAGCTGGAGCGGCTGGCTCCAGCCTGCGATCTGGGGCTCGTGATCGCTCCGGACCACCTGATCCCCCGCTTCACGAAGATCGTCGAGGATCATACCCACAATATCGGGTGCGGCAGTACCGCCGCCGCCGTCTGCGCCAACAAGCGGCTGACCGGCAGGGTTCTCGCCTCGCACGGCATCGCGGTTCCGGAGGAGGTCCAGACGGGCATGCGGGTGATCAAGCCTGTGATGGGCTGCGGGGCGGAGGGGGTCCGCCTCTCGACCGATCCCCCCTCCGGGGGCGAATTCGGGCAGCGGTTCATCGAGGGTGAGCACCTCTCCGTGAGCCTTGTGGCCGGCCGCGTCGTCGGGGAGGCGTGCCTCTACTACAGCGGCGCCCCCCCGCTCCTGCTCGCCCTCAACCGCCAGGATATCCGCATCGCGGACGGGCGGTTCGAGTACCGCGGCGGCGAGACCCCGGTTCCGCATGCACGGAAGGACGAGATCGCGGACCAGGCGGCCCGAGCGGTGACGGTGCTCGGGTGCCAGGGTTATACCGGCGTGGATGTGGTCGTCGCGGACCGCGTGTACGTTGTGGACGTCAACCCCCGGATCACCACGAGCATCATCGGGATCGCCGCCTGCATGGAGGAGGAGATCGCACGGATCCTGGTGGACGCTTCCCACGGGATCCTGCCTGCCGAGGTGCACTGCCGCGGACGGGTGCAGTTCCAGAAGGACGGGAGCGTGAAGCGGCTGTGATCGGAATCGACGTCGGGGGGGCAAACCTGAAGGTGGTGGATGGGCGGAAGGTGGACATCCGATACTGCCCGCTCTTCGCGGGGGCGCCTCTCGCCGACATGCTGCAGAACTACGCCCGGGCCGAGGGGGTGGACGCCGCCGCCGTGGTCATGAGCGGCGAACTCGCCGACTGCTTCGGGAGCCGGATGGAGGGGGTCTCCTTCATCGTGCGTGCGGTGCGGGCAGCGATTCCCGGGGCGATCTTCTACGGGACCGATGCCCGATTCCACCGGGAGGCGGTGCCGCAGCTGGCGGCGGCGAACTGGCTCGCATCCGCAGACTACCTTCGGGAGCGGTACCCGCACGGCATCCTGGTAGACATGGGCAGCACCACGACGGATATCGTTCCCCTCTCCCGCTTTCCCGAACTGCTGGGGCTGACCGATCTCGAACGGCTGCAGCAGGGCTACCTGCTCTACAGCGGCATGCTCCGCACCAGCGTGGCGGCGATCCTGCCGGAGGTCAAGATCGACGGCGTTCCGACGCCCACCAGCAGCGAGTTCTTCGCCGCGAGCGCCGATGCCCATCTCGTGCTGGGGCACCTGCGGGAGGAGGAGTATGCCTGCCCGCCGCCCGACGGGAGGGACGCAACCCTCTCCGGGGCGATGCGTCGCCTGGCACGGGTGGTCTGCGCCGATCTCGATGAGATCGGGCAGGAAGGGGCGGTCCAGATAGCGCGGGCATGCTGGGAGACCCAGAGAAGGCAGATCCTCGAGCGGGTGGAGCAGGTGCGGAGGGGGTGCAGGGCGGATACCATCGTCGCGGCGGGGATCGGGTCGCCGCTCCTCGCGAGGGAGCTCGGCGGCATCGACCTCAGGGAGGAGATCGGGAGCCTCTCCGATGCCCTTCCGGCGTATGCAGTCCAGGAGGTGGCGGGACGAACCGGATCATGGTAGCCCTCCTCCTGCTCCTGGCATCGCTCCTGATCACCGCGGTGGCCTGGCTGGTCTTCGATCTGCCGTTCCTATTCCTGCTGCTGTTCATCCCGCTGATCCCCCTGCTGGGAAAGCCGCCCCGCGTCAGGCGCTGCCCGACCTGCGGATGGCAGGCGACAGGCGGTGAGCGCTTCTGCCCCCACGACGGGACTCTGCTTGTCGAAGCGGAAGACGGCCGTTGAGAGGCGCAGCAGGGAGAGCGGCAGAGGGATGCCCAGAATCTTCGTGTACGGGATGGTGCCGAAGTCCCGCCCCGCGTAGTTCCGGATCGTGCCCCGGTCGATGACGATCCCCATCGCCTCCATCAGGCGTGCAGCGCGGTGATAGGGCATATCACGGCAGAGCACGCAGCAGAGGTCGACGATGGGCGTACCGTAGCGGGTGTCCGGGTAGAAGGGTGAGTCCGCATAGCAGAGTTTTCCGCACCGCATGCAGCGGAACCGTTTCACCAGGACGGAGATCTCGCGGACCTTCCCCTCGTCCCGGATCGATGCGAACCGTTTCCGCTTGTGGTCGTGCCCCCGAACGTCGCCGCCGCAGGCGTCGCAGGCATCGAGACGGTCGAACTCGATCCCGTCCATGCGGCAGAGGGCGCCGAGCACCAGGGTCTCAAGCATCGGGGGTACGGGAATCCGTCGCATGCGGTATGCGCCTCAGGCTGATCGAATATGATCTCAGCCGCTGGAGTTTAATAAATTAATTGTACTTCCAGAAAAATCAATATATGCAAAAGAAGGGCGGGATTCGGCATCCACCGATAATCCACACCGTAATCCGCTGGTAAGAATTACTATTAAGTAGAGTCAATCGAAAGAGTCACATGTCCGAGGTAGACTCATGGACCTTAAGTACGTACCAACCACCTGCCCCTACTGCGGGACAGGCTGCAGCTTCAACCTTGTTGTAAAAGACAACAAGGTGGCCGGTGTCGCGCCGTTCCAGCGTTCGCCGGTCAACGAAGGCAAGGTATGCCCCAAGGGCAACTACGCGCACGAGTTCATCAACAGCAAGGACCGCCTCACTACCCCGCTCATCAAGAAAGACGGGAAGTTCGTCCCCGCGAGCTGGGACGAGGCCTACGACCTGATCGCCAGGAAGTTCAAGTCCTACAAGCCGAGCGAGCTCGCCGTCCTGGCCTCCGCCCGCGTCTCCAACGAGGACAACTACGCGATGATGAAGTTCGCCCGCGGTGTCCTGAAGACCCCGCACATCGACCACTGCGCCCGCCTCTGCCACGCCTCGACAGTCGCCGGGCTCGCAGCGACGTTCGGATCCGGTGCGATGACCAACTCGATCGGCGACATCGCCCAGAGCAAGTGCGTCTTCATCATCGGGTCGAACACCTTCGAGCAGCACCCGCTCATCGGGCGCCGGGTGATGCAGGCGAAGAAGAACGGTGCGAAGCTCATCTACGCCGACCCCCGGCTCACCCCGACGGGGAAGCAGGCGGACCTCTTCATGCAGTTCGTCTCCGGTTCGGATGTGGCGATCTTCAACGGTCTGATGCAGGAGATCATCCGCAACGGCTGGGAGGACAAGGAGTTCATCGCGAATCGCACCAAGGACTACGAGAAGCTCAAAGAAGTCGTGATGAAGCCCGAGTACAGCCTGGAGAACGTCTCCAAGATCTCGGGCATCCCGGTCGAGGATCTCAAGAAGGCCACCGAGTGGTTCGCCAAGGCGGAGTCCGCCTGCGTCTGCTACTCGATGGGCATCACCCAGCACACCACCGGCGTGGACAATGTCAAGTCGGTCGCCAACCTCCAGATGCTCACCGGCAACCTGGGCAAGCCCGGTACCGGCGTGAACGCTCTCCGCGGCCAGAACAATGTCCAGGGCGCCTGCGACATGGGATGCCTGCCGGTGGTCTTCTCCGGTTACCAGAAAGTGATCGATCCGGCGGCGCACAAGAAGTTCGCCGACGCCTGGGGATTCCCCGACGGCATCGCCGAGGGCAAGAACGGCTACGAGGTCACCGTGATGATGGATGTCCTTGTCGACAAGCCCGGCGAGCTCAAGGCGATGTACATTATGGGCGAGAACCCGATGATCAGCGATCCGGACCTCCACCACGTGGAGAAGGCGCTCAAGAACCTGGAGTTCCTGGTCGTGCAGGACATCTTCCTGACGGAGACCGCCGAGCTGGCGGACGTCGTCCTCCCGGCCGCCTGCTACGCGGAGAAGGACGGCACACAGACCAGCACCGAGCGGCGCGTGCAGCGCTGGCGGAAGGCTGTCGAACCGCCGGGAGAGGCGAAAGCCGACTGGCAGATCATCAGCGAACTGGCGGCGAAGATGGGCTACGCGGCGCAGTTCCCCTACAAGAGCGCGGAGGAGATCTTCAACGAGATGGCGAAACTGACACCCTCGTATGCAGGCATGACATACGCCCGCCTATCCAAGCCCGAGGCGCTTCACTGGCCCTGCCCGTCGGCAGACCACCCGGGAACGCCGATCCTGCACAAGGACAAGTTCGCGCACCCCGACGGTCTCGGCGTATTCTTCCCCATCGAGTTCAAACCGCCGGCCGAGGTGCCGGATGCGCAGTATCCCTTCGTCCTCACCACCGGACGTTGCATCTGGCAGTGGCACACGGGCACGATGACCCGCCGCTCGGAGTCCCTGGAGAAGGAGGCCCCGACCGGCTGGATCGAGATTAACGTGGAGGACGCCAGGGAGCTGGGGATCAAGGACGGCGAAGCGGTGAAGGCGATCACCCGCAGGGGCGAGGTGAAGGTTCCTGCGAAGGTGACAAAGGACATCAAGAAGGGCGTCATGTTCATGCCGTTCCACTACAAGGAGTGCGCGGCGAACGTCCTGACGAACAACGCGCTCGATCCGATCGCCAAGATCCCGGAGTTCAAGGCCTGTGCTGTTCGGGTCGAGAAGATACCGGAGGTGCAGTAATGGCAAAGAAAGGAGACATGTTCTACGCATGGTCCACGGATGCGGACCTGCAGAAGAAGGGCGAGTGCGGGGGGGCGGTGTCTGCCATCCTCAAGCATGCCCTCGAGAGCAGGGCGGTGGATGCAGTCCTCGCCGTGAAGAAGGGTGCCGACATCTACACCGCCGAGCCTGCCCTGATCACCAACCCTGCGGATATCGCTCAGACGGCCGGTTCCCTGCACTGCGGCACGCTGCTCCTCTCCAAACTGGTCAAGAAGTACCTCGACGGGGCGAACGGCATGAAGCTCGCTGTCACCGTGAAGGGGTGCGACCTGATGGGACTCCTGGAGCTTGCCAAGCGCAACGCGATCAATCTGGACAACCTCTTCCTGATCGGCGTCAACTGCGGCGGATCCGTGAGCCCCGTCACGGCCCGGAAGATGATCGCCGACAAGTACGGGGTCAACCCCGACGATGTCGTCAAGGAGGAGATCGACAAGGGTCAGTTCATCATCCAGACGAAGGATGGCCAGCACAAGGGCATCTCGATGGACGAGCTCGAGGAGCATGGCTACGGACGCCGCAGCAACTGCCGCCGCTGCAAGATGAAGGTCCCGCGGCAGGCGGACCTCGCCTGCGGCAACTGGGGCGTCATCGGCGACAAGGCCGGGAAGGCGACCTTTGTCGAGGTCTGCAGCGACCGCGGGGCCCGGATGCTCGATTCGGCAGTGCAGGCGAACAAGCTGGCGGTCGAGGCGCCCAACCCGAAGGGCATCGAGATCCGCGGCAAGACCGAGAACGCGATGTTCAAGCTCGGCGACAAGTGGCGGAAGAAGGACTTTGCCGCGCTCGGCAGAGATGTCTGGACCACGATCGCGAAGGAGACGTCGCGGTGCATCAAGTGCTACTCCTGCATCGAGAACTGTCCGGTCTGCTTCGAGGTCGCCGATGAACTGAAAAAACCGAGCCTGCTGGTCAAAGCCGGAGAACTGCCGCCGAACCCCATGTTCCACCTGCGCCGTTTCGCGCACATCTCGGACTCCTGCATCAACTGCGGGCAGTGCGAGGAGCTCTGCGCGATGGACATCCCGCTCGCCCTCTTCTCGCACGCGATCCGGGTTGAAGGCGACGCCGCGTTCGAACCGAAACTGGGTGCTCCAGCGTACAAGAACTGATATCACTCTTTTTTTCGAATTCCAGGACTGCCGCTCGGACCGCTGGCGGGTTCGGCCCGATCCGCATGCATTCCACCGATATTCACCAAAAATCGCGGAATTTTCACCATCCTTATATACCCTGAAACCCAAGGTCTAAGTGTCCGAGGTTTATCCATGGATATGAAAGTTGTTCCCACAACCTGCCCGTACTGCGGTACGGGGTGTGGATTCAACCTCGTGGTGCGCGACGGCAAGGCGGTCGAGGTGACCGCCTGGCAGCGCAACCCCGTCAACGAGGGGAAGCTATGCCCGAAAGGACGCTACGCCCACGAGTTCATCCACCGTGAGGACCGGCTGACAAAGCCGCTCATCAAGAAGAACGGGAAGTTCCAGGAGGCGAGCTGGGACGAGGCCTACGACCTGATCGTGAGCAAGTTCAAGTCCTACAAGCCCGATGAGATGGCGTGCCTCTCTTCCGCCCGCGTATCGAACGAGGAGAACTACCTGATGAACAAGTTCGCCCGGGCTGTGCTGAAGACGCGGCACATCGACCACTGCGCCCGCCTCTGCCACGCCTCCACGGTCGTGGGGCTCGCCGGCGCGTTCGGATCCGGTGCGATGACCAACTCGATCGGCGACATCGCCCAGAGCAAGTGCGTCTTCGTCATCGGGTCGAACACCTTCGAGCAGCACCCGCTCATCGGGCGCCGGGTGATGCAGGCGAAGAAGAACGGTGCGAAGCTCATCTACGCCGACCCCCGGCTCACCCCGACGGGGAAGCAGGCGGACCTCTTCATGCAGTTCGTCTCCGGTTCGGATGTGGCGATCTTCAACGGTCTGATGCAGGAGATCATCCGCAACGGCTGGGAGGACAAGGAGTTCATCGCGAATCGCACCAAGGACTACGAGAAGCTCAAAGAAGTCGTGATGAAGCCCGAGTACAGCCTGGAGAACGTCTCCAAGATCTCGGGCATCCCGGTCGAGGATCTCAAGAAGGCCACCGAGTGGTTCGCCAAGGCGGAGTCCGCCTGCGTCTGCTACTCGATGGGCATCACCCAGCACACCACCGGCGTGGACAATGTCAAGTCGGTCGCCAACCTCCAGATGCTCACCGGCAACCTGGGCAAGCCCGGCGCCGGCGTGAACGCTCTCCGCGGCCAGAACAATGTCCAGGGGGCCTGCGACATGGGGGCGCTCCCGAACGTCTACTCCGGTTACCAGGCGGTCATCGTCCCCGAGAACCGCAAGAAGATGATGGATGCCTGGGGAGTCGAGATCGCCGAGGGCAAGGTGGGCTACACGGTCACCGAGATGATCAACGTCCTCGCCGATAAGCCCGGCGAACTGAAATGCATGTACATCATGGGCGAGAACCCGATGCTCTCCGATCCCGACCTCCACCACGTGGAGGAGGCGCTCAAGAACCTGGAGTTCCTGGTCGTGCAGGACATCTTCCTGACGGAGACCGCCCAGCTGGCGGACGTCGTCCTCCCGGCCGCCTGCTACGCGGAGAAGGACGGCACACAGACCAGCACCGAGCGGCGCGTGCAGCGCTGGCGGAAGGCTGTCGAACCGCCGGGAGAGGCGAAAGCCGATTGGCAGATCATCAGCGAACTGGCGGCGAAGATGGGCTACGCGGCGCAGTTCCCCTACAAGAGCGCGGAGGAGATCTTCAACGAGATCGCGAAGGTAACCCCCTCCTATGGCGGTATGTCCTATGCCCGCCTCGAGAGGCCCGAGGCGCTCCACTGGCCCTGCCCGTCGGCAGACCACCCGGGAACGCCGATCCTGCACACCCAGAAGTTCGCGCACCCCGATGGTCTCGGCGTCTTCACCCCGATCGAGTGGAAGCCCCCGGCCGAGGTGCCGGATAAGGACTACCCGTATATCCTCACCACGGGACGGACCATCTGGCAGTGGCACACGGGCACGATGACCCGCCGCTCCCCGTCGCTCGAGAAGGAGGCCCCGACCGGCTGGATCGAGATTAACGTGGAGGACGCCAGAGAGCTGGGAATCAAGAACGGCGAAGTGGTGAAGGCCAGCACCCGCCGCGGTTCCGTGAATGTACCGGCGAAGGTGACAAAGGACATCAAGAAAGGGGAGATGTTCATGCCGTTCCACTACGCCGAATGTGCGGCGAACGTCCTGACGAACAACGTACTCGACCCGGTCGCCAAGATCCCGGAGTTCAAGGCCTGTGCTGTTCGGGTCGAGAAGATCCAGGGGGCCTGAGCCATGGTAACGAAAGGCGACATGCTATACGCCTGGTCGACGGATGACGCCATCCGCGAGGCCGGCGAGACCGGCGGCACCATCACCGCGCTGCTCAAGTTCGCCCTCGAGAGCGGCATGGTCGATGCCGTCTATGCGGTGCGGAAGGGTATCGATCTCTACGATGCCCAGCCCGTTCTGATCACGGACCCGAAGGAGGTCATCAGCACGGCGGGCTCCCTCCACATGGGTACCCTGCTCGTACCCAAGCTGCTCCGCCGCTGTGTGACGAGCGCCGATCCGAACATGAAGATCGCCGTCGTCCTGAAGGGCTGCGACGTGATGGCCGCCTACGAGATGGCCAAGAGGAACCAGCTGAACCTGGACAACCTGATCATGATCGGCGTCAACTGCGGTGGATCCGTCCGCCCGGCGGTCGCCCGCAAGATGATCAAGGAGAAGTTCGGCATCGACCCCGATACCGTCGTCAAGGAGGAGATCGACAAGGGCCAGTTCATCGTCGAGACGGCTGACGGCCAGCACAAGGGCATCTCGATGGACGAGCTCGAGGAGGAGGGCTACGGACGCCGCAGCAACTGCCGCCGCTGCAAGATGAAGGTCCCGCGGCAGGCGGACCTCGCCTGCGGCAACTGGGGCGTCATCGGCGACAAGGCCGGGAACGCCACCTTTGTCGAGGTGACGAGCGAGAAGGGCGCCAACCTGATGAACGCGGCGGCCCAGGGCGGCGCGATCAAGACCGAGGCGGCGCCGGCGAAGGGCATCGAGATCCGCGGCAAAGTCGAGAACGCGATGCTCAAGCTCGGCGACAAGTGGCGCGAGAAGTACTTCAAGTCGATGGGCACGGGCAAAGACCGGCTGCAGCTGATCATGGACCAGACCTCCCGTTGCATCCGATGCTACTCCTGCATCGAGAACTGTCCGGTCTGCTACTGCGTCGAGTGCAGCACCAAGAAGCCCTACCTGGTCCCCCCCGGCGAGATCCCCCCGAACTTCATGTTCCACCTGATCCGTTTCGCGCACATCTCCGACTCCTGCGTGAACTGCGGGCAGTGCGAGGAGCTCTGCCCCGTGGAGATCGAGAACTCCCGCTTCATGCACGCCATCCAGACCGATCTCGAGTCGATGTTCGGCTACGTCCCCGGCGTCGACATGACGCTCCCCGTGCTCGCCCTCGTGGAGGAGCCAACGGAACGCGAGCGGCTGACGGCCACGGGATCCGACCAGATCTTCGATATCTTCAAGTGAGACCCGGACGGGGCATCACCTTTTTTTTTGACATTTCCCCAGGTACCGTGAGGGTTATCCCGGGATCGAATCTCCGGGCGCCGCATGCCGTCATCCGACTCCGAGGACTCCGCATCTCGCTGCGAGGAGTCCGGGGCAGTTCAGTACCGCATCTCTGCCGTATCCGTCCATGGAAATCCAAACAAGCGCGCTGGGATCACCTTTAAATCCACTGTACGCACAGTATTACTCCCATACATTTCCCGGAGCCGGAATGTTGATGCATAGTTGACTTTTCAATCAGGTTTGAGAGATGCCCTTTACACCCGTGCAGGGATATTCCACCCTCTCATACGATAATATCTCCGAAAATGACAGTACAAAGAGAAAGATATTTATCTAATTTGGGGAAAACTGATCAATTGACCTATACAGGTTTAATAAGTTGCTGGTATAGGTAGGATGTTAAGAGAGGTGTGTAGAAATGGTATTCCATCCACCAGTAGCAATCGTTGCTAAGGCTGGCGATGCCGGCAAGTACAAGACGGGGTTGCCATCCTGGAACATGGTTCTTCGTGGCTTCCTGTCCGGTGCATTCATTGCGATGGGCGGTGCCCTCGCCACGGTCTGCAGCACGGGCATCATGGCCACCGACGTCGCGATGCGGTTCGGTACGGCAAGCGCAGGCGTCTCGCAGCTCGTTCTGGGAGCGGTCTTCCCGGTGGGGCTGATCATCACCGTGCTGACCGGCGCAGAGCTCTTCACGGGCGACGCGATGCTGGCGCCCATGGCGGCATTCATCCACCGGATCAGCTGGGCATCCGTGCTGAACCTCTGGGTCTGGGTGTACATCGGCAACTTCATCGGGTCGGTATGGTTCGCCTACATCATGGCCTACGGTCCG
This window contains:
- the fdhF gene encoding formate dehydrogenase subunit alpha: MDMKVVPTTCPYCGTGCGFNLVVRDGKAVEVTAWQRNPVNEGKLCPKGRYAHEFIHREDRLTKPLIKKNGKFQEASWDEAYDLIVSKFKSYKPDEMACLSSARVSNEENYLMNKFARAVLKTRHIDHCARLCHASTVVGLAGAFGSGAMTNSIGDIAQSKCVFVIGSNTFEQHPLIGRRVMQAKKNGAKLIYADPRLTPTGKQADLFMQFVSGSDVAIFNGLMQEIIRNGWEDKEFIANRTKDYEKLKEVVMKPEYSLENVSKISGIPVEDLKKATEWFAKAESACVCYSMGITQHTTGVDNVKSVANLQMLTGNLGKPGAGVNALRGQNNVQGACDMGALPNVYSGYQAVIVPENRKKMMDAWGVEIAEGKVGYTVTEMINVLADKPGELKCMYIMGENPMLSDPDLHHVEEALKNLEFLVVQDIFLTETAQLADVVLPAACYAEKDGTQTSTERRVQRWRKAVEPPGEAKADWQIISELAAKMGYAAQFPYKSAEEIFNEIAKVTPSYGGMSYARLERPEALHWPCPSADHPGTPILHTQKFAHPDGLGVFTPIEWKPPAEVPDKDYPYILTTGRTIWQWHTGTMTRRSPSLEKEAPTGWIEINVEDARELGIKNGEVVKASTRRGSVNVPAKVTKDIKKGEMFMPFHYAECAANVLTNNVLDPVAKIPEFKACAVRVEKIQGA
- a CDS encoding Coenzyme F420 hydrogenase/dehydrogenase, beta subunit C-terminal domain codes for the protein MVTKGDMLYAWSTDDAIREAGETGGTITALLKFALESGMVDAVYAVRKGIDLYDAQPVLITDPKEVISTAGSLHMGTLLVPKLLRRCVTSADPNMKIAVVLKGCDVMAAYEMAKRNQLNLDNLIMIGVNCGGSVRPAVARKMIKEKFGIDPDTVVKEEIDKGQFIVETADGQHKGISMDELEEEGYGRRSNCRRCKMKVPRQADLACGNWGVIGDKAGNATFVEVTSEKGANLMNAAAQGGAIKTEAAPAKGIEIRGKVENAMLKLGDKWREKYFKSMGTGKDRLQLIMDQTSRCIRCYSCIENCPVCYCVECSTKKPYLVPPGEIPPNFMFHLIRFAHISDSCVNCGQCEELCPVEIENSRFMHAIQTDLESMFGYVPGVDMTLPVLALVEEPTERERLTATGSDQIFDIFK